A genomic segment from Nicotiana tabacum cultivar K326 chromosome 7, ASM71507v2, whole genome shotgun sequence encodes:
- the LOC107817621 gene encoding uncharacterized protein LOC107817621 gives MVENNQPEETDTMKTKTWTNLFQRNRAVENSMSLAYIPLQLIYGQVVVQLDKVEVDLETEKWKNAVIAYIIGKTPGYNAMKRFVGINWANVVEPELYLHEEGYYNIKFQNVDDMKEINYFGPYTFNNRPIILKPWTPDFDFNEEFPTEIPLWVQFPNLPMNCWGHGLLSRMASTIGTPIYADECTAKKTRVSFARMLIEVNITKDLLVRYDWKPEFCQKCLVVGHKCGMKQQQNKQQEKQQGRRREPKKVTREWRCKRPLKGGDSHANQPEDKN, from the exons ATGGTGGAGAACAATCAACCTGAGGAGACGGATACTATGAAGACTAAGACATGGACAAATTTATTTCAGAGGAATCGAGCAGTTGAAAATAGTATGTCGCTAGCTTACATACCCCTACAACTCATTTATGGTCAAGTTGTTGTTCAATTAGACAAAGTAGAGGTAGATCTGGAAACAGAGAAATGGAAAAATGCCGTGATAGCTTATATAATTGGGAAAACACCGGGTTATAATGCTATGAAGAGATTTGTTGGGATAAATTGGGCAAATGTGGTGGAGCCTGAGCTGTACTTACATGAGGAGGGTTACTACAACATCAAATTTCAAAATGTAGATGATATGAAAGAAATTAACTACTTTGGGCCATACACGTTTAATAACAGACCTATCATCCTAAAGCCTTGGACACCAGATTTTGATTTTAATGAGGAGTTTCCCACTGAAATTCCTCTATGGGTTCAATTTCCTAATCTGCCTATGAACTGTTGGGGTCATGGTTTATTAAGTCGAATGGCTAGTACAATAGGTACTCCTATCTATGCAGATGAGTGCACTGCAAAGAAAACTAGAGTATCATTTGCAAGAATGTTGATAGAAGTGAATATCACTAAAGACTTGTTAGTGAG GTATGATTGGAAACCTGAGTTCTGTCAGAAATGTTTAGTGGTTGGGCACAAATGTGgtatgaaacaacaacaaaataagcAGCAAGAGAAGCAACAAGGCAGGAGAAGAGAGCCTAAGAAGGTCACTAGGGAATGGAGGTGCAAAAGACCATTGAAAGGTGGAGATAGTCATGCTAATCAACCAGAGGATAAAAATTAA